The Planctellipticum variicoloris DNA window CACGACCACCAGGAAGAGCAGGCCGGCGAGAAGCTGGCGAAGGCTCTAGCTTTCAAGCAGACTCCGACGACTCGTCAGCTCTATCAATGGATCAAGGTCGGCAGCCTCGACGTCAAGATCGGCCTGCAGGCCGATGCGATGACCGCGCTGATGCTGCTGATGGTCACGTCCGTCAGCCTGCTGGTGGCGATCTTCGCGGCCGGGTATATGCAGGGCGATCCCGGCTACCCCCGGTTCTTCGCCGAGATCGCGCTGTTTGTTTTTTCGATGTCGATGCTGGTCCTGGCGGACAACTTCCTGCTGATGTTCGTCTTCTGGGAGGCGGTCGGCCTGTGCAGCTATCTGCTCATCGGCTTCTGGTTCCGGAAGCCGAGCGCGGCGGCGGCAGCGAAGAAGGCGTTCGTGGTCAACCGGATCGGCGACTTCGGCTTTCTGCTGGGGATCTTCCTGATCTGGACCACGTTCGGCACGCTGGAGTTCTCGCAGATTCTGTTCGATCCGCAACTGGTTAAAGAAGCGGTGGCGACTCAGCCGGAGATCTTCCTGCCGATCTGCCTGCTGCTGTTTCTCGGTGCGGTCGGCAAGTCGGCTCAGTTCCCGCTGCACGTCTGGTTGCCGGACGCGATGGAAGGCCCGACCCCCGTCAGCGCCCTGATCCACGCGGCGACGATGGTCACCGCGGGGGTCTACCTCGTGGCCCGCTGCACGCCGTTGTTTGTCCACGCTCCGCTGGCGCAGATGACGGTGGCGGGAATCGGTGCGGCGACGGCCCTGATTGCGGCCATCACCGCCCTCACCCAGTACGACCTCAAACGGGTCCTGGCCTACTCGACCGTCAGCCAGCTCGGCTACATGTTCATGGCGCTGGGCGCCGCCGGGGCCGACGTGGCGCTGGCGACCCACGCGGTGACCTTCGCGATGTTCCACATGTTCACGCATGCCTTCTTCAAAGCGGTCCTGTTCCTCTCGGCGGGGAGCGTGATGCATGCGATGGGGGACGTAATCGACATGCGGGAATTCAGCGGGCTTCGCAAGACCCTGCCGAAGACGCATCTCGCGTACCTCTGCGGTTCGCTGGCCCTCGCCGGTTTCCCGCTTTTCTCGGGTTTCTGGAGCAAGGACGAGATCCTCGCCATCCTGCACCAGGCCAGTCAGGTGGGCGAGCACAAGACGTTCTACCTGGCGGTGCTGGCGGTTTCGCTGCTGACCGCGCTGCTGACGGCGTTCTACACGTTCCGTGCGTACTTCCTGACGTTCTCGGGGCCGGAGCGGTTCCCCGCGGCCTGCCATCACCCGCACGAATCGCCGTCGATCATGACGATTCCGCTGTATGTCCTGGCGGCCGGGGCGGTGGGCATCGGCTTTCTGGCGGGACCGGCGACGCACTGGTACGGGCACTACCTCGAGAATTCGCCGGTGCTGGGGCATGCCGAGCCGCACGCCGCCAACGTCACGATGATGGTGCTGAGCACCGTGCTGGCTCTCGTGGGGATTTTTGTGGCCTGGTCGATGTACGGCAAGACGGATCGCGTCCCGTACACGAGCGATGTGATGCATGGACCGGCCTACAACGCGTCGCTCAAGGGGCTCTATTTCGACGAGCTGTATCTGGCGTTTGTGGTGCGACCGATCCGCGCGCTGGCGGAACTGTCGGAGCTGATCGATCGTCTGGTC harbors:
- the nuoL gene encoding NADH-quinone oxidoreductase subunit L; the protein is MFEWLHNNALWLIPAAPLLASLWIVVVGQFCHRHNAHRPVIVALSVSFLATLALVFSIVPQTFAHHAEGEGEHAAQAATDHAHETDHAHDHQEEQAGEKLAKALAFKQTPTTRQLYQWIKVGSLDVKIGLQADAMTALMLLMVTSVSLLVAIFAAGYMQGDPGYPRFFAEIALFVFSMSMLVLADNFLLMFVFWEAVGLCSYLLIGFWFRKPSAAAAAKKAFVVNRIGDFGFLLGIFLIWTTFGTLEFSQILFDPQLVKEAVATQPEIFLPICLLLFLGAVGKSAQFPLHVWLPDAMEGPTPVSALIHAATMVTAGVYLVARCTPLFVHAPLAQMTVAGIGAATALIAAITALTQYDLKRVLAYSTVSQLGYMFMALGAAGADVALATHAVTFAMFHMFTHAFFKAVLFLSAGSVMHAMGDVIDMREFSGLRKTLPKTHLAYLCGSLALAGFPLFSGFWSKDEILAILHQASQVGEHKTFYLAVLAVSLLTALLTAFYTFRAYFLTFSGPERFPAACHHPHESPSIMTIPLYVLAAGAVGIGFLAGPATHWYGHYLENSPVLGHAEPHAANVTMMVLSTVLALVGIFVAWSMYGKTDRVPYTSDVMHGPAYNASLKGLYFDELYLAFVVRPIRALAELSELIDRLVIDKLVDAVGFIPIVLGSILRPIQGGFVQSYALIMLVGLAFCLVGVLRALAAM